From one Parambassis ranga chromosome 5, fParRan2.1, whole genome shotgun sequence genomic stretch:
- the cep15 gene encoding centrosomal protein 15 isoform X1, whose product MELVEKHEEILWRRGELLKQMETGRQQLNIQRKQQMKECVEARCRNASLLQNLQKIEDRLRGRQLQHPNLLILETSYWASVEESLPVWEHFLLGKGPHPTDGHGHPPWRGKRASTAKDHGLTPRPKPRSAR is encoded by the exons ATGGAATTAGTTGAAAAACATGAAGAGAT ACTGTGGAGGAGAGGCGAGCTGCTGAAGCAGATGGAGActggcagacagcagctgaacatccagaggaagcagcagatgAAAGAGTGTGTGGAGGCTCGCTGCAGGAATGCCTCGTTGCTGCAG AATTTACAGAAGATAGAAGATCGTCTTAGAGGAAGACAGCTGCAACACCCAAATCTGCTGATTCTGGAG aCATCATACTGGGCTTCAGTGGAAGAGTCTCTCCCAGTCTGGGAGCACTTTTTACTGGGTAAAGGACCACACCCTACAGATGGTCATGGACATCCACCCTGGAGAGGCAAACGAGCGAGCACAGCTAAAGACCATGGCCTGACTCCTCGCCCTAAACCAAGGAGCGCTAGATAG
- the cep15 gene encoding centrosomal protein 15 isoform X2 → METGRQQLNIQRKQQMKECVEARCRNASLLQNLQKIEDRLRGRQLQHPNLLILETSYWASVEESLPVWEHFLLGKGPHPTDGHGHPPWRGKRASTAKDHGLTPRPKPRSAR, encoded by the exons ATGGAGActggcagacagcagctgaacatccagaggaagcagcagatgAAAGAGTGTGTGGAGGCTCGCTGCAGGAATGCCTCGTTGCTGCAG AATTTACAGAAGATAGAAGATCGTCTTAGAGGAAGACAGCTGCAACACCCAAATCTGCTGATTCTGGAG aCATCATACTGGGCTTCAGTGGAAGAGTCTCTCCCAGTCTGGGAGCACTTTTTACTGGGTAAAGGACCACACCCTACAGATGGTCATGGACATCCACCCTGGAGAGGCAAACGAGCGAGCACAGCTAAAGACCATGGCCTGACTCCTCGCCCTAAACCAAGGAGCGCTAGATAG